A single genomic interval of Lathyrus oleraceus cultivar Zhongwan6 chromosome 7, CAAS_Psat_ZW6_1.0, whole genome shotgun sequence harbors:
- the LOC127104751 gene encoding uncharacterized mitochondrial protein AtMg00810-like encodes MDSCKAMSTPMGSRTYVNQDELGVSIDNIKYRANPKESHLTVVNRIMKYVKGTTNVGLWYPKGSICDLVGYSDSDYAGCKFERKNTSGTCHILGNALVSWAYKKQACFVLAHRSRVHSSRKLLCLDSMAKATTE; translated from the exons ATGGATAGTTGCAAGGCTATGTCTACTCCAATGGGATCTAGAACTTATGTTAATCAAGATGAATTGGGTGTTTCCATTGATAACATaaagtatcgag CCAATCCAAAGGAATCACATCTCACCGTTGTTAATAGGATCATGAAGTATGTTAAAGGAACAACAAATGTCGGCctatggtatccaaaaggtagtatatgTGATTTAGTTGGATATTCTGACTCAGATTATGCAGGTTGtaaatttgagagaaaaaataCAAGTGGAACATGTCACATCCTAGGAAATGCATTAGTTTCTTGGGCGTATAAGAAACAAGCATGTTTTGTCTTAGCCCACAGAAGCAGAGTACATAGTAGCAGAAAGTTGTTGTGCTTAGATTctatggctaaagcaacaactgAGTGA